The following proteins are encoded in a genomic region of Vicugna pacos chromosome 16, VicPac4, whole genome shotgun sequence:
- the LOC102529106 gene encoding U3 small nucleolar RNA-associated protein 18 homolog, with product MAVAAAAEERRVQVQADSGDSEVENEAKDDFPPQKKPVWLDEEDEDEEMVDMMNNRLQKDMMKNTAESKLSKDELQKRLKEEFHHAMGGVPAWAETNRWKTSSDDEELPTR from the exons ATGGCAgtcgcggcggcggcggaggagaGACGG GTTCAGGTACAGGCAGACTCAGGTGACTCAGAAGTGGAGAATGAAGCAAAAGATGATTTTCCACCTCAAAAGAAGCCAGTTtggctggatgaagaagatgaagATGAGGAGAT GGTTGACATGATGAACAATCGTTTGCAGAAAGATATGATGAAAAATACTGCTGAAAGTAAACTTTCAAAAGATGAGCTACAAAAGAGACTTAAAGAAGA ATTCCATCATGCCATGGGGGGAGTACCTGCCTGGGCAGAGACCAATAGATGGAAAACATCTTCAGATG acGAAGAACTGCCAACACGCTAA